One Ficedula albicollis isolate OC2 chromosome 26, FicAlb1.5, whole genome shotgun sequence DNA segment encodes these proteins:
- the RPS10 gene encoding 40S ribosomal protein S10 has product MLMPKKNRIAIYELLFKEGVMVAKKDVHMPKHPELVDKNVPNLHVMKAMQSLKSRGYVKEQFAWRHFYWYLTNEGIQYLRDYLHLPPEIVPATLRRSRPETGRPRPKGLEGERPARLTRGEADRDTYRRSAVPPGADKKAEAGAGAATEFQFRGGFGRGRGQPPQ; this is encoded by the exons aTGTTGATGCCCAAGAAGAACCGAATTGCCATCTATGAGCTGCTGTTCAAGGAGGGGGTGATGGTGGCCAAGAAGGACGTGCACATGCCCAAACACCCCGAGCTCGTGGACAAGAACGTGCCCAACCTGCACGTGATGAAAGCCATGCAG TCCCTCAAGTCGCGAGGGTACGTGAAGGAGCAGTTTGCCTGGAGACACTTCTACTGGTACCTGACCAACGAGGGCATCCAGTACCTGCGGGATTATCTGCACCTGCCCCCCGAGATCGTCCCGGCCACGCTGCGCCGCAGCCGCCCCGAGACCGGCAGACCCCGGCCCAAAG GTCTGGAGGGCGAGCGGCCGGCGCGGCTGACGCGGGGCGAGGCTGACCGGGACACGTACCGCCGCAGCGCCGTGCCAC ctggtgctgaCAAGAAGGCtgaggctggtgctggagcagccacgGAATTCCAGTTC AGAGGTGGATTCGGTCGTGGACGTGGTCAGCCCCCGCAGTAG